One Vicia villosa cultivar HV-30 ecotype Madison, WI linkage group LG5, Vvil1.0, whole genome shotgun sequence genomic window, TTAATTTTTAgattagtatttatttatttccttaagtttttctttaacttttgcctttaaccctaaaaaatcaaACACTTTGGTAGATGTTGCCCATTAACTGTAGGTTAGGTTTTTTAGCCGTAAGGCTTTTGAACCCTGTTTTTCTTCCTTAACTAAATTGTTTAttcgcgattctcttctcatcctaaactccagtgtatgtcgcatgcctttaatttcaattgtttattttatttaaatttcgctttttattatttatttatttaaattatttgcctttattttaatttatttaaattctgccatttaaattGTAGAAAAAGTGTATAGGTTTGCAAAaggttttttttgtaatagttagATTTTTATTTTCGCGCTCCATTCTTcctttattatgtaactgccccaaagccttgtaatagttgtaggtttattttctgccctttaattttatttatgttaactgcacggttagtaatcttagggagtgcaagccttaaattgaattaggataactaattacaagataaatatctgaatttaaccacctgattgtgccacacacacacacacttttgggtaacccctcttgttgcctgttgccttatattgttgccttactAATTATGCCTTTGAAATAGTCAAGTcgctcgattccgaggatacctaaagcaaatgttgccctcagttcattcatcatcagatttgtccctcgatgttgcctcggtaaatgatgatttgtccccattgctaaggtatcctcggatgatgcctaaaaagattaatgactattatatccttcccttagactacttgccctctttatggtagggacagtcttatggcgaacgatactctcgaAGAAcctttcacatccaattgaaagacttcctgccctctcatggtatggatagacccttttgcCCGAatgacttaaagaacaagaaagacaatcttagggtagatgttcttaaatgcttgctccacattcaaaattcaaaatacttttcacacctgcttttcaaaacaatttccaaaaggccaCGCTTAtgtacgagctaaagtccttattcaaatcttttcaattcacacacgacacttttcaatcaattcaaacaagtgagctaagcaattaagagcccatgaataaccatggatacaaagggtgcttacaccttccctttgtctaacctaccccccgaactcaaaatctttcaaaggtctttcctgttcttttttcctttccaattggataaaataaaagtcggtggcgactcttgcttaccgcgacatttctttaaagtcagttcaccgtgttacacctAGAAATCAACAAGGATGAACAAGGGGTTACTAAGAATACCAATGTCACCAAGGATGTCAATGACATTGACAATAATGATCACCCTAAGGCCAATACTGTAACCGATACTAATGTGGTAGACTTAAATGAGTACTCTGACGACGAATTACTTACCTCCTTGAATCCGAGTGTAGCCAACAGGCTAATGACAAGAAGAAAAGGCAAAGCTGTTGTTCAAGGATCACCAAAAGAGAGCACTCAAGTGAACAACCCTGCCAAAGACACTGTCAGGAAGAAGAGTACTTCTGCAGGTCCTGTTAAGAGCAAAGCTGTTACCAAGAGTAAAGGGGTTGGTCCTTCAAAATCTTGGAGCAGGGTcattccaaagaaaagaaaagagcggGAAATTGTTGAACCTGAATCTGATGTTGAAGTAAATGTCCCTGACATTCCATCAAGGAAGAAGCCTACAACTAGTAAACTTGCTGCTAGAATCCCTAAAGTTCCCATTGATAATGTGTCATTCCATTATGCCTCTAGTGTCAGCACATGGAAATATATTCTCCAAAAGAGATTGGCTGTTGAAAGGGAATTGGCTCCAAATGCTCTTGAAAACAAGGAGGTCTTAGAGCTGATTCAAGAAGCTGGACTGCTAAAAACTGTGTGCAATCTTCCCAAATGTTATGAGAAGCTGGTCAAAGAATTTGTGGTAAACCTATCTCAAGATTGTGGCAATAGTAGAAGTGCAGACTACAGAAAGGTGTTTGTAAGAGGTAAGTGTGTATCGTTCTCTCCTTCTGTGATTAATAAATTCTTGGGAAGAACAGATGAAGCTCAAACCGAGCTGGAAGTAACAGACAACCAAGTCTGTCAAATGATCACAGCCAAGCAGGTAAAAAGCTGGCCCATGAAAGAGAAGCTAACTGCAAGTAAGCTGAGCATCAAGTATGCAATGCTTCAAAAAATAGGAGCAGCTAATTGGGTTCCAACAAATCATAAGTCCACTATCTCAACTGTGCTTGGTAGATTTCTGTATGCTGTAGGAACAAAGGCAAAGTTTGATTATGGAGCATATATTTTTGACTAAACCATGAAGCATGCTGGAAGCTTCAGTATTTAGGGTCCAATCGCCTTTCCATCCCTCTTGAGTGGTATAATTCTGGATCAATATTCAAACATTCTCAATGAACATGATGTAGTGTGCAAAAGAGAAAGTCCCTTGGCTTTCCATTACAAACTGGTTCAAGGAAAGCATGTTGCAGACATTGTCATGACATCAGCTGAAACTTCCAAATCTGGAGCATCAGTCAGTAAAGCAGAAGTCATAGCAATACTAAAAGAGACTTGCAAAGAACTGGAATCTAGAAAAATGTCTCTTGAACAAATGATACGTACTCTGGAAATGGATGAGAATGAGGAGTTTGCAGATACTGAAGAGATGAAAGATAAAGATGATCAAGAATTGGAAGAAGAAAGTGCTAGTCCTGCTGATGACTCTGAGAAAGAAAGTTCTTCAGACACCTCAGCTGGATCTGACTCTGAGCAGTAATTGCAACTAAAGTCTAGtgtgtttatttttgttttatttgatttgttcTTTTGCATTTAGTTCCGTCTGTTATTTTTTTTTTCGGTCAGTTAAAATTTTTGGACTTATTTAAACTCGTTGAGCGAGGagtttttcttttggttttggaaacatttgtggccaaacagggggagaagtattatgtgtcaccccagaacaacaagaatggtggttgtgtgtgatcaacaattctattttcttatctttgtgttgatctgtttgtgcttgtgctactcttgtggtTGTCTGTCTGTTTTTTGTCTGAGCAttgtgtgcatactggtgatgtatgctgtttgtttgtattagcttgtgttattgtgttttggttatccgctgcaagtttttctctggtatggtgtgacaggatgttttagccaaaaatttgccaaagggggagattgaaggtgtttgcatattggctgcattattggtaaaacataccttgttgattgtgtatatgcaggttgcatatatgtgtggagctaatacaggttttgtagtgaatgtcatgatcgatgtcatgacatccatgtgtgacagcaggagctgttagtgtttattaattgtgtttcctgatttatcacttttatctgtttagggaactttttattgagtgctgcaaatttcgttcagaagatcctactgacaacacattgtgtaacagacagttggcgtgtgaattaggttaactttgttaaccctaatgtgtttctcaaaaagcccaaggcccaagactgaatataaaaagacctgcaatcctaatttggaacgcagacagaagattgtgtattgtgaagaactgttgttctgtaactgtctcgtgtgatccacgctattatctttgatgattgcgttggaattagtttgtgtttttgttgtgtcactctaaggttttaagcacgagtgtgtgtctcttgattgaagcttttaagcagatcaaggtgtgtttttgaagtgtgtcttctatccgtaattgtttattgtgtatgtgtaatCACAGCTGTGATtaagggggagtggaatggagatattccatatctaggtagaacctaggtagaagggtcattgggtaatgattaagtgagaagttgtaaacgggggagcttagctttgaattgaaactactgatagtggacttcatccctggcttggtagcccccatagtaggttgtttgaactgaactgggtaaacaattctgtgtgttctttactgttctatgttgttttgttattactgtctgtgctgcataattgtggatgtcataacatctagttTGACATCGagtgtgtgttactagaattttcagttCTGTACAAAGAGCAATAATTCATCAAGACAAGCTTCAAGGATTTAAATAGAAATATCAATATACATGAAGATCCGATCAGAAATTATGATAAGTTCTGATAGAGTAACGCAGTGACATACAAAAAGCTACAACAACAAAGGCACACGCGgacatgaaaaaaaatataatttcagcctacaaagtgcaaaagttcagaatcaaaagaaaaactgttacaaacatcatcattagcaaaacaGTTGCAACAAGttaatggaacaactcccaaggttgattgaagaagcgaCCAACATGCAGCACGTTGGAAAGAAAAGCTTAACCAAGGAAACACGCTACCAACTGTCATCATCAATCTAAGGATAAGATTCTGCCAAGAACAACACTTGTCATTCATGATTCAATCGAGACAAAGTATTCAAAGCAATCTTaaaacaaatctcaacggctagattcgAACAGTAACTcatcaagctatatatatatatatatatatcaaacttcaaacttgaatgtGTGTCCATTGTACACCCAAAGTGCATTGAGTGTGCATCCAGAGTGTGTATCCATGGTGCAACTACAAAGTGCAACAAAAGTGAGATCCTGAGAAAAAATCTGTAGAAGAGCAGCTGAGCATGAAAGCGtaaaagaaaaatgtgaaaccatgcttcagaagttacacaagaggaaacacatactcagtatgtgatgaatcaatccatagtgtcattaaacactaactataagcctatgtgaagaaaacataaaagagtgaaaaagaaacTTCTGATGTTAAGTAGTATCCTCCAATGGAGTTTTAAGAAATCCACTAATACTTGATCCGTTCACACATTGCTCACATTGAATGACtagagaaactgaatacactgaatTGCTGCTCGAGAGTGTTTCATATTTGCTGatgatcattaaatgtgttatcagctgtaacaagcttcatgattAGTATTCAAGAAGAAGGTGAAGATCTACGCACAAGAAGCAATCAACATGAGAGTTGGTGCTCCATATCTACTTATGAAGATGAAAAGAAGATGGacttacaagaaggaattaatttcaagagttgaagctctaatctccttactcTGACTAGAAAAGACCAAACTGAAAGAAACAATTAATACAAGAGCtgttgctcttaatctgctttcagaagaagaagaagaagaacattgGAAGAAGCAACCTAAAACAGAGTTTttgctctaaatctgcttgaAGAGGAAATGAATATCAAATCTGAAGAAATCaacaatagagttgttgctctaaatcaacttaagaagatttgaagacgAAGATCAACATGAAGAAGCACTTAACATTCAAAGCTGATGCTCATACTCTACTTATCAACAGACATGCAAAGATCTTATCCAGAAGACAAATCCAAGAAGAATACAAGATGTTTTAAGTCTTGTAATTAAATGttaaacacatagagttgttgctcgtagtgtgttatatcttaggaaacttctgataaAATGTTTAAGCACcataagtgacttctagtcagtgtgtcgtaaacataTGTACTTAAGAATAGGAGAAAATTTGCTTAACcaagaagcacacttgtaatctccagaagattgatgaacgttatatcccgATGGGATCACTGAACAGTTCATCATCTATGGTTAGTCACAGCATTTGGCTGTgtaggagtcaatggatgttatatctatagatcagatcactgaacagtccattgcagttagtcacgagtagttagcttgtgcagggttactagattgatgaattttatatctcgctgagatcactgaacgattcagtcatctaggggttagtcactcgcggttagcttgtgtagggttagtcacagcagttggctatgcaggttgttagtcacgacggatgATCGTGCAGGTgcaatcaagtttggttatagtggattaagtcctctgttgagaggaaaatcacctgaggagggtggactggaggtagccttattcataaggtgaaccatgataaaaatgaacgtgtattttactttctgtacaattcatttaactcagaacattcaCGCAGAATGTCTTCAGAACTGTACTAAGATAAGTCAGAAGTTCTAatgatataaagaagttaaaatgaacatctcattggttatgcaactctATTCCAAACATGCTTCCGAAACATtaaagcatatccagaagatgagatactaagggaaagaaaagaatttagggaaagggaattttaatctgataaagaacacaattccaTCCCctcttttcttgtgtttttctccaccttcaattggtattagagcatgGCTCTGTTATTGATCTCAAGAttaaacacttaaccgtgtagagagatccagaaggagaaaaaccacacTGAGTAGAAAATCAACGTCATATCCCAACACTCAGTATAATCAGAAGATGTCAAGGCAAGATCTCAATACTCTGAGAACATCATCTACATATATAAAGGAGTTTTGTAGATCAACATCAAAATTTCAtaagaagctcaagacatcagaaaGAATGAATGTGCTTAAGTAAAGACACTTAAAATCAAAGATAAACAAGTGTAGCTGACTCATGGCAGGTGGTCATTTTCAATTCATCACTGCAAATCAAAGGAAGAAGACAAGGTAGAACAAGATTTTAGAGCTAAGACTCTTGAAAACATTTTTGCATGTAGTCATATGAATGTGGTCTACAGTAAAAAATGGACAAGATATATCTCGATTTTGAAGAAAcctattgttgcaccccaattttc contains:
- the LOC131604611 gene encoding uncharacterized protein LOC131604611, whose product is MTRRKGKAVVQGSPKESTQVNNPAKDTVRKKSTSAGPVKSKAVTKSKGVGPSKSWSRVIPKKRKEREIVEPESDVEVNVPDIPSRKKPTTSKLAARIPKVPIDNVSFHYASSVSTWKYILQKRLAVERELAPNALENKEVLELIQEAGLLKTVCNLPKCYEKLVKEFVVNLSQDCGNSRSADYRKVFVRGKCVSFSPSVINKFLGRTDEAQTELEVTDNQVCQMITAKQVKSWPMKEKLTASKLSIKYAMLQKIGAANWVPTNHKSTISTVLGRFLYAVGTKAKFDYGAYIFD